A region of Halorussus limi DNA encodes the following proteins:
- the rnz gene encoding ribonuclease Z, whose protein sequence is MQVTFLGTSGAIPTIERNPSAILLRRDGERFLFDVGEGTQRQMMRYSTGFDITAIFLTHLHGDHILGLPGLLQTLESTERAAPLTIYTPIKTGENITQLLAATETNPTYSVSVQEVNPGEIAVDHDEYRIQAFETNHQTQSVGYAFIETERKGRFDRERAEELGVPVGPKFQQLHEGRSIELDDGTVIQPDQVVGDPRPGRRIVYTGDTRPSDITVSVAMDADLLIHEAMFTQESTDRAWQTGHSTSQEAAEIARRADVDRLALTHVSSRYGNDTSEIESEARESTDAEVLVPDDGTSLTIPYPDQD, encoded by the coding sequence ATGCAAGTTACCTTTCTTGGAACGAGTGGGGCTATCCCCACGATCGAGCGGAACCCGAGTGCAATTTTGCTTCGGCGGGACGGTGAACGGTTTCTCTTCGATGTCGGTGAAGGAACACAGCGTCAAATGATGCGTTATTCTACTGGGTTCGACATTACTGCTATCTTCCTCACTCACCTTCACGGAGACCATATTCTTGGCCTACCGGGATTACTTCAAACATTAGAATCAACCGAACGAGCAGCACCACTCACAATATACACTCCGATAAAAACTGGAGAAAACATCACACAATTGCTTGCTGCTACGGAAACTAATCCAACGTACTCTGTTTCGGTTCAAGAAGTTAATCCCGGTGAGATTGCTGTTGACCATGATGAGTACCGAATTCAGGCGTTTGAGACAAACCATCAAACACAGTCTGTAGGGTACGCCTTTATCGAGACCGAGCGAAAGGGGCGTTTTGACCGCGAACGGGCCGAAGAACTCGGTGTTCCTGTTGGGCCAAAATTCCAGCAACTCCACGAAGGACGATCTATCGAACTTGACGACGGAACCGTTATTCAACCCGATCAAGTTGTCGGTGATCCCCGTCCTGGGAGACGGATTGTGTATACTGGTGATACTCGACCTTCGGACATTACAGTTTCTGTAGCTATGGACGCTGATCTCCTCATCCACGAAGCGATGTTCACTCAGGAGTCCACTGACCGAGCATGGCAAACAGGTCATTCAACGAGTCAGGAGGCCGCGGAGATTGCCCGTCGTGCTGATGTTGATCGACTTGCATTAACTCATGTTTCATCTAGATATGGAAACGACACTAGTGAGATAGAATCTGAAGCGCGCGAATCAACTGATGCGGAGGTCCTTGTTCCGGATGACGGGACATCCCTCACTATTCCATATCCCGATCAAGACTAG